A portion of the Permianibacter fluminis genome contains these proteins:
- the rpoC gene encoding DNA-directed RNA polymerase subunit beta' codes for MKDLLNLFKQQTTLSEFDRIRIGLASPDMIRSWSFGEVKKPETINYRTFKPERDGLFCAKIFGPIKDYECLCGKYKRLKHRGVICEKCGVEVALAKVRRDRMGHIELASPVAHIWFLKSLPSRIGLILDMTLRDIERVLYFEAFVVIEPGMTTLERGQLLGEEEYLNALEEFGDEFDAKMGAEAIRALLEGLDLPKEVETIREEIPQTSSETKLKKLTKRLKLLEAFLESGNSPNWMIMTVLPVLPPDLRPLVPLDGGRFATSDLNDLYRRVINRNNRLKRLLDLNAPDIIIRNEKRMLQEAVDALLDNGRRGRAITGSNKRPLKSLADMIKGKQGRFRQNLLGKRVDYSGRSVIVVGPTLRLHQCGLPKKMALELFKPFIFGKLETRGLATTIKAAKKMVEREEPVVWDILEEVIREHPVMLNRAPTLHRLGIQAFEPVLVEGKAIQLHPLVTTAFNADFDGDQMAVHVPLTLEAQLEARALMMSTNNILSPANGEPIVVPSQDVVLGLYYMTRDKVNGMGEGMVFADTAEVHRAFRTGQVDLHARVKVRLYEKVIDKEGKVTESTKVHDTTVGRAMLWDVVPKGLPFELINTPLTKKAISKLLNTCYRVLGLKATVIFADQVMYTGFAYATRSGTSVGIDDMTIPDEKKKILAESEAEVKEIEQQYGAGLVTAGERYNKVVDIWSRANERVSKALMDNLTFVDVINAKGEKEKQKSFNPIYMMADSGARGSAAQIRQLAGMRGLMAKPDGSIIETPITANFREGLNVLQYFISTHGARKGLADTALKTANSGYLTRRLVDVAQDLVVTESDCGTVNGLHMTPLIQGGDVVEPLRERVLGRVLAEAVYVPGTDKLLADAGTLLNERWVEKLEESNIDHVVVRSPITCETRFGVCAACYGRDLARGHIVNAGEAVGVIAAQSIGEPGTQLTMRTFHIGGAASRASAENKVQVKNNGTVRLANPKLVQKKDGTYVTVSRSTEITVFDEHNREKERYKVPYGAVLSVKDGSKINRGDIVANWDPHTHPIVTEVAGKIKFVDLVEGVTFTRKTDELTGLSSIEVTDPKQRGAKEMRPAIRLVDEKGKDLQLKGTDIVAQYSLPAGAIINLEDGSAVGEGDAIARIPQEGSKTRDITGGLPRVADLFEARKPKEPAILAEISGTVSFGKETKGKRRLIITPHDGSQTYEELIPKWRNIGVFEGENVEMGDVISEGPENPHDILRLKGISHLANYIVNEVQDVYRLQGVKINDKHIEVIVRQMLRKGVVAETGDSKLLKGEQLDAVRILEENDRLIAAGKVVATFERQLLGITKASLQTESFISAASFQETTRVLTEAAVSGKFDDLRGLKENVIVGRLIPAGTGLAYHKERRRRRLEGKVIEPTVTATDAEKELRDALSSSAE; via the coding sequence ATGAAAGACCTGTTGAACCTGTTCAAGCAGCAGACCACGCTTAGCGAATTCGATCGCATCCGCATCGGTCTTGCCTCGCCCGACATGATCCGCTCCTGGTCGTTCGGCGAAGTCAAGAAGCCGGAAACCATCAACTACCGCACGTTCAAGCCGGAACGTGATGGCTTGTTCTGCGCCAAGATCTTTGGCCCGATCAAGGATTACGAGTGCTTGTGCGGCAAGTACAAGCGGCTGAAGCACCGCGGCGTCATCTGCGAGAAGTGCGGCGTCGAAGTCGCGCTGGCAAAAGTTCGCCGTGATCGCATGGGTCACATCGAACTGGCCTCGCCGGTTGCCCACATCTGGTTCCTGAAGTCGCTGCCAAGCCGTATCGGTTTGATCCTCGACATGACGCTGCGCGATATCGAGCGGGTGCTCTATTTCGAAGCGTTTGTCGTGATCGAGCCGGGCATGACCACGCTGGAGCGTGGCCAGCTGCTGGGCGAAGAGGAATACCTGAACGCGCTGGAAGAATTCGGTGACGAGTTCGATGCCAAGATGGGTGCCGAAGCGATTCGGGCGCTGCTCGAAGGTCTCGACCTGCCGAAAGAAGTCGAAACCATTCGCGAAGAAATTCCGCAAACCAGCTCGGAAACCAAGCTGAAGAAGCTGACCAAGCGGCTGAAGCTGCTGGAAGCCTTCCTTGAGTCGGGTAATTCGCCGAACTGGATGATCATGACCGTGCTGCCGGTGTTGCCGCCGGATCTGCGCCCGCTGGTGCCACTGGATGGCGGTCGCTTTGCGACCTCGGATCTGAACGATCTGTACCGCCGCGTGATCAACCGTAACAACCGTTTGAAGCGTCTGCTCGATCTGAACGCGCCGGACATCATCATCCGCAACGAAAAGCGGATGCTGCAAGAAGCGGTCGATGCGCTGCTCGACAACGGTCGTCGCGGTCGCGCGATCACCGGTTCGAACAAGCGCCCGCTGAAGTCGCTGGCCGACATGATCAAGGGCAAGCAAGGCCGGTTCCGGCAGAACTTGCTCGGCAAGCGCGTCGACTACTCGGGCCGTTCGGTCATCGTGGTCGGCCCGACGCTGCGTCTGCACCAATGCGGTCTGCCGAAGAAAATGGCGCTCGAACTGTTCAAGCCGTTCATTTTTGGCAAGCTGGAAACGCGTGGCCTCGCCACGACGATCAAAGCCGCCAAGAAAATGGTCGAGCGCGAAGAGCCGGTGGTCTGGGACATTCTCGAAGAAGTCATTCGCGAACACCCGGTCATGCTGAACCGCGCGCCGACGCTGCACCGTCTCGGTATCCAGGCGTTTGAGCCGGTGCTGGTGGAAGGCAAAGCGATTCAACTGCACCCGCTGGTTACGACCGCATTCAACGCCGACTTCGACGGTGACCAGATGGCGGTGCACGTACCGCTGACCTTGGAAGCCCAGCTCGAAGCGCGCGCACTGATGATGTCGACCAACAACATTCTGTCGCCGGCCAACGGTGAACCGATTGTGGTGCCGTCGCAGGACGTCGTGCTCGGTCTGTACTACATGACCCGTGACAAAGTGAATGGCATGGGCGAAGGCATGGTGTTTGCGGACACCGCTGAAGTTCATCGTGCCTTCCGTACCGGTCAGGTTGACCTGCATGCGCGCGTCAAAGTGCGGCTGTACGAAAAAGTGATTGATAAAGAAGGCAAGGTTACCGAGTCGACCAAGGTGCATGACACCACGGTTGGCCGCGCCATGCTGTGGGATGTGGTGCCGAAGGGCTTGCCGTTTGAGCTCATCAACACGCCGCTGACCAAGAAAGCGATTTCGAAACTGCTGAACACCTGCTATCGCGTGCTCGGTCTGAAAGCGACCGTCATTTTCGCCGATCAGGTGATGTACACCGGCTTTGCTTACGCAACGCGTTCGGGTACCTCGGTCGGTATCGATGACATGACCATTCCGGACGAGAAGAAGAAGATTCTTGCCGAGTCGGAAGCGGAAGTGAAAGAGATCGAGCAACAGTACGGTGCTGGTCTCGTTACCGCCGGTGAGCGTTACAACAAAGTCGTCGACATCTGGTCACGTGCCAACGAGCGGGTCTCGAAAGCGCTGATGGATAACCTGACCTTCGTTGATGTGATCAACGCCAAGGGCGAGAAAGAAAAGCAGAAGTCGTTCAACCCGATTTACATGATGGCCGATTCGGGCGCGCGCGGTAGCGCGGCGCAGATTCGTCAGCTGGCCGGTATGCGGGGCCTGATGGCCAAGCCGGACGGTTCGATTATCGAAACTCCGATCACGGCGAACTTCCGTGAAGGTCTGAACGTTCTGCAGTACTTTATTTCGACTCACGGTGCCCGTAAGGGTCTGGCCGACACCGCGCTGAAGACTGCGAACTCCGGTTACCTGACCCGTCGTCTGGTTGACGTCGCGCAGGATCTGGTGGTCACCGAAAGCGATTGCGGCACGGTCAACGGTCTGCACATGACGCCGCTGATTCAAGGTGGCGACGTGGTCGAGCCGCTGCGTGAGCGCGTGCTCGGTCGCGTACTGGCCGAGGCCGTTTATGTTCCGGGTACCGACAAGCTGTTGGCGGATGCTGGCACGCTGCTGAACGAGCGCTGGGTCGAGAAGCTGGAAGAAAGCAACATCGATCACGTGGTCGTGCGTTCGCCGATCACCTGCGAAACCCGTTTCGGTGTCTGCGCTGCCTGCTATGGTCGCGATCTGGCCCGTGGCCATATCGTCAACGCCGGCGAAGCGGTTGGTGTTATCGCCGCGCAGTCGATCGGTGAGCCGGGCACTCAGCTGACCATGCGTACCTTCCACATCGGTGGTGCGGCATCGCGTGCGTCGGCCGAAAACAAGGTGCAGGTCAAGAACAACGGTACGGTTCGTCTGGCCAACCCGAAATTGGTGCAGAAGAAAGACGGCACCTATGTCACCGTGTCGCGTTCGACCGAAATCACCGTGTTCGACGAACACAATCGCGAGAAAGAGCGGTACAAGGTTCCGTACGGTGCGGTGCTGTCGGTCAAAGACGGCAGCAAGATCAATCGTGGCGACATCGTCGCGAACTGGGATCCGCATACCCACCCGATCGTGACCGAAGTGGCCGGTAAGATTAAGTTTGTCGATTTGGTTGAAGGCGTGACCTTCACCCGCAAGACCGACGAACTGACCGGTCTGTCGAGCATTGAAGTGACCGATCCGAAACAGCGTGGCGCGAAAGAAATGCGTCCGGCGATTCGTCTGGTCGATGAGAAGGGCAAGGATCTGCAGCTGAAGGGCACCGATATCGTCGCCCAGTATTCGCTGCCGGCCGGCGCCATCATCAACCTTGAAGACGGCTCGGCCGTGGGCGAGGGCGATGCGATTGCCCGTATCCCGCAGGAAGGTTCGAAGACCCGTGACATCACCGGTGGTCTGCCGCGCGTCGCCGACTTGTTCGAAGCCCGGAAACCGAAAGAGCCGGCCATTCTGGCCGAAATCTCCGGTACCGTTTCGTTCGGGAAAGAAACCAAGGGCAAGCGCCGCCTGATCATTACGCCGCATGATGGTTCGCAGACGTATGAAGAGTTGATTCCGAAGTGGCGCAACATCGGCGTGTTCGAAGGCGAAAACGTTGAAATGGGTGACGTGATTTCCGAAGGTCCGGAAAATCCGCACGACATCCTGCGCCTGAAAGGCATTTCGCACCTGGCGAACTACATCGTCAACGAAGTGCAGGACGTTTACCGTCTGCAGGGCGTGAAGATCAACGACAAGCACATCGAAGTCATCGTGCGGCAGATGCTGCGCAAGGGCGTCGTGGCCGAGACCGGCGACAGCAAGCTGCTGAAAGGCGAGCAACTGGACGCGGTGCGGATTCTGGAAGAGAACGATCGTCTCATTGCCGCCGGCAAAGTCGTCGCGACTTTCGAGCGTCAGCTGCTCGGTATCACCAAGGCCTCGCTGCAAACCGAGTCGTTCATTTCGGCCGCGTCGTTCCAGGAAACCACCCGCGTCCTTACGGAAGCAGCGGTCAGTGGCAAGTTCGACGATCTGCGCGGTTTGAAAGAAAACGTCATCGTCGGTCGTCTGATCCCGGCCGGTACCGGTCTGGCGTACCACAAAGAACGTCGTCGTCGTCGTCTGGAAGGCAAGGTCATCGAGCCGACCGTCACCGCGACCGATGCCGAGAAAGAACTGCGCGATGCGCTCAGCTCCTCCGCGGAGTAA
- the rpsL gene encoding 30S ribosomal protein S12: MATVNQLVRSPRKEIKRKTPSPALQNCPQKRGVCTRVYTTTPKKPNSALRKVCKVRLTNGYEVISYIGGEGHNLQEHSVVLIRGGRVKDLPGVRYHTVRGSLDTAGVKDRKQSRSKYGAKRPKK, from the coding sequence ATGGCGACCGTAAACCAGCTCGTGCGCAGTCCCCGCAAGGAGATCAAGCGCAAGACCCCGTCACCGGCCCTGCAGAACTGCCCGCAAAAACGCGGCGTCTGCACCCGTGTGTACACCACCACCCCGAAGAAGCCGAACTCGGCCCTTCGTAAAGTCTGCAAAGTGCGTCTGACCAACGGTTACGAAGTCATTTCGTACATCGGCGGTGAAGGCCACAACCTGCAAGAACACTCAGTCGTGCTGATTCGCGGCGGCCGGGTAAAGGACTTGCCAGGTGTGCGTTACCACACCGTTCGTGGTTCGCTCGACACTGCCGGTGTTAAAGACCGTAAGCAGAGCCGTTCGAAGTACGGTGCAAAGCGTCCGAAGAAATAA
- the rpsG gene encoding 30S ribosomal protein S7 — translation MPRRRVVAQREILPEPKYGSHVLAKFMNVVMESGKKSVAEKIVYGAIELISSKKNVDATGAMGIFEKSLDNVRPLVEVKSRRVGGATYQVPVEVRSSRQQALAMRWLADAARSRGEKSMAERLAAEILDAVENRGAAVKKREDVHRMAEANKAFSHYRW, via the coding sequence ATGCCGCGTCGTCGCGTAGTTGCTCAGCGGGAAATCCTGCCTGAGCCGAAATATGGTAGTCATGTGCTGGCCAAGTTTATGAACGTGGTCATGGAATCCGGTAAAAAATCGGTCGCCGAAAAGATTGTTTACGGAGCCATTGAACTCATTTCCAGCAAGAAGAACGTCGACGCTACTGGCGCGATGGGTATCTTCGAAAAGTCACTCGACAACGTCCGTCCGCTGGTGGAAGTGAAATCCCGCCGCGTCGGTGGTGCCACCTACCAGGTGCCAGTCGAAGTCCGCTCCAGCCGTCAGCAAGCGCTGGCCATGCGCTGGCTCGCTGATGCCGCCCGTAGCCGTGGTGAGAAGTCCATGGCCGAGCGTCTGGCTGCCGAAATTCTCGATGCCGTCGAGAACCGTGGCGCCGCGGTCAAGAAGCGTGAAGACGTGCACCGCATGGCGGAAGCCAACAAGGCGTTCTCGCACTACCGTTGGTAA
- the fusA gene encoding elongation factor G, whose product MARTTPIERYRNIGISAHIDAGKTTTTERVLFYTGKSHKIGEVHDGAATTDWMVQEQERGITITSAAVTAFWKGMGNNFAEHRINIIDTPGHVDFTIEVERSMRVLDGACMVYCAVGGVQPQSETVWRQANKYKVPRLAFVNKMDRTGANFLRVVGQMKERLAANVVVLQLPIGQEEHFKGVVDLVSMKAVWWDEESQGMKFTLKDVPADMLDECKKWREQLVESAAEASEELMNKYLEEGELSEEEIHAGIRKRTVASEIVPALCGSAFKNKGVQAMLDAVVRYLPSPVDIPPVKGEDDRGNMVERPATDDAPFSALAFKIATDPFVGSLTFIRVYSGVLESGSGVYNTVKDRKERIGRLVQMHANQREEIKEVRAGDIAACVGLKDVTTGDTICDPDHPVILERMEFPEPVIAVAVEPKTKADQEKMGIALGRLAQEDPSFRVHTDEESGQTIISGMGELHLEIIVDRMKREFKVEANVGKPQVAYRETIRAKVEQEGKFVRQSGGRGQYGHCWLRIEPNETGKGYEFINEVVGGVVPKEYIPAVDKGVQEQIKNGIIAGFPVVDVKVTIFDGSYHDVDSNEMAFKIAGSMGFKEGCLKAKPVLLEPIMKVEVETPENYMGDVIGDLNRRRGIVQGMDDLPGAIKAIKAQVPLSEMFGYATDLRSATQGRATYSMEFAHYSEAPNNVAEAVVAARKK is encoded by the coding sequence ATGGCTCGTACGACTCCTATCGAGCGCTACCGTAACATCGGTATCAGCGCTCACATTGACGCCGGTAAAACCACCACGACTGAACGCGTGCTGTTTTACACCGGTAAAAGCCACAAGATCGGTGAAGTGCACGATGGTGCCGCTACCACCGACTGGATGGTGCAAGAACAAGAACGGGGTATCACCATTACCTCGGCGGCGGTGACTGCCTTCTGGAAAGGCATGGGCAACAACTTTGCCGAACACCGCATCAACATCATCGACACCCCCGGGCACGTGGACTTCACCATTGAAGTCGAACGCTCGATGCGCGTACTCGACGGCGCCTGCATGGTTTACTGTGCGGTCGGCGGCGTTCAGCCGCAGTCGGAAACCGTGTGGCGTCAGGCCAACAAATACAAAGTGCCGCGTCTGGCCTTCGTCAACAAGATGGACCGTACCGGTGCCAACTTCTTGCGCGTGGTCGGCCAGATGAAAGAGCGTCTTGCCGCCAACGTCGTTGTGCTGCAATTGCCGATCGGCCAGGAAGAACACTTCAAGGGCGTGGTTGACCTCGTTTCGATGAAAGCTGTCTGGTGGGACGAAGAGTCGCAGGGCATGAAGTTCACCCTGAAAGACGTCCCGGCGGACATGCTGGACGAGTGCAAGAAGTGGCGCGAGCAGTTGGTCGAAAGCGCCGCCGAAGCCTCGGAAGAGCTGATGAACAAGTACCTGGAAGAAGGCGAGCTGAGCGAAGAAGAAATTCACGCCGGCATTCGCAAGCGTACTGTTGCCAGCGAAATCGTTCCGGCCCTGTGCGGTTCGGCGTTCAAGAACAAGGGCGTGCAAGCGATGCTGGACGCCGTGGTTCGCTACCTGCCGTCGCCGGTCGACATTCCGCCGGTCAAGGGCGAAGACGACCGTGGCAACATGGTTGAACGTCCGGCTACCGATGACGCGCCGTTCTCGGCGTTGGCATTCAAGATCGCCACCGACCCGTTCGTCGGTTCGCTAACCTTCATCCGGGTTTACTCGGGCGTGCTGGAAAGCGGCTCGGGCGTGTACAACACGGTCAAGGATCGCAAAGAGCGTATTGGTCGTCTGGTGCAGATGCACGCCAACCAGCGCGAAGAAATCAAAGAAGTGCGCGCTGGCGACATCGCCGCTTGCGTCGGTCTGAAAGACGTCACCACCGGTGACACCATTTGTGATCCGGATCATCCGGTCATTTTGGAACGGATGGAATTCCCGGAGCCGGTTATCGCCGTCGCCGTCGAGCCGAAGACCAAAGCCGACCAGGAAAAGATGGGTATCGCACTGGGCCGTCTGGCGCAGGAAGATCCGTCGTTCCGCGTGCACACTGACGAAGAGTCGGGCCAGACCATTATTTCGGGTATGGGTGAACTGCACCTCGAAATCATCGTCGACCGCATGAAGCGTGAATTCAAAGTCGAAGCCAATGTCGGCAAGCCGCAGGTCGCCTACCGCGAAACCATTCGCGCCAAGGTCGAGCAGGAAGGCAAGTTCGTACGTCAATCCGGCGGTCGTGGCCAGTACGGTCATTGCTGGTTGCGCATCGAGCCGAACGAAACCGGCAAGGGCTATGAGTTCATCAACGAAGTCGTTGGTGGTGTTGTGCCGAAGGAATACATTCCGGCGGTCGACAAGGGCGTTCAGGAACAGATCAAGAACGGTATCATCGCCGGCTTCCCGGTCGTTGACGTCAAAGTCACGATTTTCGACGGTTCGTACCATGACGTCGACTCGAACGAAATGGCGTTCAAGATCGCCGGCTCGATGGGCTTCAAGGAAGGTTGCTTGAAAGCCAAGCCGGTGCTGCTTGAGCCGATCATGAAAGTCGAAGTCGAAACCCCGGAAAACTACATGGGTGACGTCATTGGCGACTTGAACCGTCGTCGCGGTATCGTTCAGGGTATGGACGATCTGCCGGGTGCCATCAAGGCAATCAAGGCTCAGGTGCCGCTGTCCGAAATGTTCGGTTATGCGACTGACCTGCGTTCCGCGACCCAGGGTCGTGCGACTTACTCGATGGAGTTTGCGCACTATTCGGAAGCGCCGAATAACGTTGCTGAAGCCGTTGTTGCTGCTCGCAAAAAATAA
- the tuf gene encoding elongation factor Tu: MSKEKFERTKPHVNVGTIGHVDHGKTSLTAALTIVTARKYGGEVKNYADIDAAPEERARGITINTAHVEYESANRHYAHVDCPGHADYVKNMITGAAQMDGAVLVVSAADGPMPQTREHILLSRQVGVPYIVVFLNKCDMVDDAELLELVEMEVRELLSAYDFPGDDTPIIRGSAKLAIEGDQGEFGEQAIMKLLEALDTYIPQPERAIDKPFLLPVEDVFSISGRGTVVTGRVERGIVKVGEEIEIVGLKDTVKTTVTGVEMFRKLLDEGRAGDNVGVLLRGTKREDVERGQVLAKPGSIKPHTKFESEVYVLSKEEGGRHTPFFKGYRPQFYFRTTDVTGAIELPEGVEMVMPGDNIKMVVTLIAPIAMDDGLRFAIREGGRTVGAGVVAKIIA, from the coding sequence ATGTCGAAGGAAAAGTTTGAACGTACAAAGCCCCACGTGAACGTGGGCACCATCGGTCACGTTGACCATGGCAAGACCTCGCTGACGGCAGCGCTGACCATTGTCACCGCGCGCAAGTACGGCGGCGAAGTCAAGAACTACGCGGACATCGACGCGGCGCCGGAAGAGCGCGCGCGCGGTATCACCATCAACACCGCTCACGTCGAATACGAATCGGCCAACCGCCACTACGCGCACGTTGACTGCCCGGGCCACGCTGACTACGTCAAAAACATGATCACCGGTGCCGCCCAGATGGACGGCGCGGTGCTGGTCGTGTCGGCTGCTGACGGTCCGATGCCGCAAACCCGCGAACACATCCTGCTGTCGCGCCAAGTCGGCGTGCCGTACATCGTCGTGTTCCTGAACAAGTGCGACATGGTCGACGACGCCGAGCTGCTCGAGCTGGTCGAAATGGAAGTGCGCGAACTGCTGAGCGCCTATGACTTCCCGGGCGACGACACCCCGATCATCCGCGGTTCAGCCAAGCTCGCCATCGAAGGCGACCAAGGCGAATTCGGCGAACAAGCGATCATGAAGCTGCTGGAAGCGCTGGACACCTACATCCCGCAACCGGAGCGCGCGATTGACAAGCCGTTCCTGCTGCCGGTCGAAGACGTGTTCTCGATCTCGGGTCGCGGCACCGTGGTGACCGGTCGTGTTGAGCGCGGCATCGTCAAAGTCGGCGAAGAAATCGAAATCGTCGGCCTGAAAGACACCGTCAAGACCACCGTCACCGGCGTCGAAATGTTCCGCAAGCTGCTCGACGAAGGTCGTGCGGGCGACAACGTTGGCGTGCTGCTGCGCGGCACCAAGCGTGAAGACGTCGAGCGTGGTCAAGTGCTGGCCAAGCCGGGCTCGATCAAGCCGCACACCAAGTTCGAATCGGAAGTGTACGTGTTGTCGAAAGAAGAAGGCGGTCGTCACACCCCGTTCTTCAAAGGCTACCGTCCGCAGTTCTACTTCCGTACGACCGACGTGACGGGCGCCATCGAACTGCCGGAAGGCGTCGAGATGGTGATGCCGGGCGACAACATCAAGATGGTGGTGACCCTGATCGCCCCGATCGCGATGGACGACGGTCTGCGTTTCGCGATTCGCGAAGGCGGCCGTACCGTTGGCGCCGGCGTTGTTGCCAAGATCATTGCCTAA
- the rpsJ gene encoding 30S ribosomal protein S10: MAKQRIRIRLKAFDHRLIDQSTMEIVNTAKRTGAQVRGPIPLPTKQERYTILTSPHANKDARDQYEIRTHKRLVDIIEPTDKTVDALMKLDLAAGVDVQISLS; the protein is encoded by the coding sequence ATGGCAAAGCAACGTATCCGTATTCGTCTGAAGGCTTTCGATCACCGTTTGATCGACCAGTCGACGATGGAAATTGTGAACACGGCCAAGCGGACCGGCGCGCAAGTGCGCGGCCCGATCCCGCTGCCGACCAAGCAAGAACGTTACACCATCCTGACCTCGCCACACGCGAACAAGGATGCCCGTGACCAGTACGAAATTCGCACGCACAAGCGTCTGGTAGACATCATCGAGCCGACCGACAAAACGGTTGACGCGCTGATGAAGCTGGACCTGGCCGCTGGCGTGGACGTTCAGATCAGCCTTAGCTGA
- the rplC gene encoding 50S ribosomal protein L3 yields MAIGLVGRKVGMTRVFNDDGVSVPVTVIEVEPNRITQVKAVETDGYVAVQVTTGSKKASRLNKPEAGHFAKSGVAAGRGLWEFRAAADHGLAVGGELKVDLFQVDQMVDVTGVTKGRGFSGTIRRWNFRGQDNTHGNSVSHRVPGSIGQRQTPGRVFKGMKMYGHYGVEQVTVECLKVVRVDAERNLLLVKGAVPGFDGADVIVKPAAKA; encoded by the coding sequence ATGGCAATCGGACTAGTGGGTCGCAAAGTCGGTATGACCCGCGTCTTCAATGACGACGGTGTGTCGGTTCCGGTGACCGTCATCGAGGTCGAGCCGAACCGCATTACCCAAGTCAAAGCCGTCGAAACTGATGGTTATGTCGCTGTCCAGGTTACGACCGGCAGCAAAAAGGCAAGCCGCCTGAACAAGCCGGAAGCCGGCCACTTTGCCAAGAGCGGCGTTGCCGCTGGCCGTGGTCTGTGGGAATTCCGTGCTGCTGCTGACCACGGTTTGGCCGTGGGCGGTGAGCTGAAGGTGGACCTGTTCCAGGTTGACCAAATGGTCGACGTCACTGGCGTGACCAAGGGCCGTGGTTTCTCCGGCACCATCCGCCGCTGGAACTTCCGTGGTCAGGACAATACGCACGGTAACTCGGTTTCGCACCGGGTGCCGGGCTCGATCGGCCAACGCCAGACCCCGGGTCGCGTGTTCAAAGGCATGAAAATGTACGGTCACTACGGCGTCGAACAGGTCACTGTCGAATGCCTGAAAGTCGTGCGTGTCGATGCTGAACGCAACCTGCTGCTGGTCAAGGGCGCAGTCCCGGGTTTCGACGGCGCTGACGTAATCGTCAAGCCGGCGGCCAAGGCCTGA